TGCCGTTTCCTGCTCGGGATTCGGCAGAAGATCATGGAAGCATGCTCGCCGGGATCAGCCGTTTTCAGCGGGCCCGTGCCCAGGTGAAGGTTCAGGACGGCTGCTCCCATGGGTGCACCTACTGCATCGTACCCTTGGCTAGAGGGGCGGCTCGGAGCCGGGAGCCGGGAGCGGTGGTGGAAGAGGTGGGCAATCTGTTGGCCGCGGGATACCGGGAGGTGAGCCTGATCGGTATTAACCTGCGGCTTTACGGGCGGGGTCTGGATGAGCGGATGGATTTTTGGGATCTGGTGCGGACTTTGGAACGAACTTTCGCGCCGAAGTGGGCGGGCCGGGCGAGATTCCGGCTCAGCTCGCTGGATCCGGCGATGCTGGGAGCCAAGGCCATGGACGTGATCGCCGGCTCCCGGATGCTCTGTCCGCACCTGCACCTTTCGCTGCAAAGCGCCAGCGAGTCCGTATTGGCAGCCATGAATCGCGGGCATTACCGACCCGGACCGGTGCAGGAATTTTGCCGCGAACTGTCAGCGCATCTCGGGGTGCTCGCCCTGGGCGCGGACCTGCTGACCGGTTTTCCCGGTGAAGAGGACGCGCACTTCCAGGAAACCCTGGATTTCTGCTCCGCCTTGCCCCTGACCTACGCTCACGTCTTTCCCTTTTCGCCTCGCCCCGGAACCCCGGCGGCCGAACGTACGGACCCGGTGCCGGAAAACGTGCGCCATGGGCGGGCCAAGGTATTGCGGGGACTGGCGGATCAAAAACGCAGGCAGTTCTGGAGCGATCTCGTGCAACGGGAAGAGCTGACCATGGTCGTGGAAGGCGACGATCCTGGGCAGGGCATGTGTGAATACTACGTACCATGCCGGCTCGAATCGGATGCGCCGGGCGGGGCTGTTCGCGAGTTGCTCCGTGTTCGTCCTCTACGCGCCGGAAAAAAGGCTTTGGTCTGCCTCCCGTTAAGGGACCAGGATCACTCGGGTTGAATCGTGATCGTCAACGGAATGGCATGTAGGTCATGGCTCCTGGGCTCCGTCTGGCCCAGTTTCCACTGGAGCCGGGAGGCGGGCAAATCAAGCGTATCGGCCACCTCCTCGACGATTTTGCGGATGTTGATCACCGGATGTCGTGAAAAAACAGCGGGCAGGCCGTAGGTCAGGTTGCAGGCCAGGCACTTGCCGGGACGTTGAACCAGCAAGAACTGAAACTGCACTTTTTCGCCGTTTGCGCCGGCGAAGCCCATTTGAATGTCAAATGCCGCATCATCGGCATCCCCGTACAAGGCTTCAAAAAAATCATGGCTGCGTTCAGGTGGGAAAATTTGCTCGAGCACTTCCGGTGTGAACACTGCCTGCATGTTTTGTGATGTCATAACAGTATCTTTTTGATATTATTAAGTGAAATATTGTTTGCCAATTGCCCTCAGCGGCCGGATACTGCAAGCAATGTCCATGGCTGTCAACAATCCGAATGAAGAGTCGCGATAACTACTCGGGCGAGTTTTGTTTTTCCCTATTGCTTACGCCGCTCCACGGTACAGCTTGCCACCGGCTCCGGCCCGGTCTAGGTTCTTCAGAGCCGCCGCGATGAGGAGATACAAATGGAAGAAGCAGCCAATCTGACAAGTCTGGCCCCGGTCATGTTGATTTTCATTTCCGCTGCCTTTACGGACAACATCTTGTTGGCCCGCTTTCTAGGGATGTGTTCGGTTCTGGGCGTATCCAAGAAGGTGGACACCAGCCTGGGGCTGGGGGCAGCGGTGATCTTCGTGACCACCTGCACTTCGGGATTGAACTATCTCGTCTATAAGTATCTGCTTGTTCCATTGGAGCTGGAGTATCTGCGACTGATTGTGTTCATCGTGGTTATTGCCGCCTTTGTTCAGTTCGTGGAAATGCTCGTGGAACGTGTCTCCGAAGGACTGTATAACGCCCTGGGAATTTTTCTGCCGCTGATCACGGTTAACTGTGCCATTCTTGGTGTATCCCTGTTCATGCTCGGCACGCCTTACAATCTCCTGCAAACCTTGGCCTTCGGCGCCGGCGCCGGCACAGGCTGGGCGCTTGCCATTGCCATCATCGGAGGCATCCGGGAGAAGATCAACGAACAGGCGCTGCCCCGCGGACTGGCCGGCCCCGGCATCACCTTGATCATTATCGGGATCATGTCTTTGGCATTTATCGGTTTTTCCGGTATGATCAAGATCTAATGCAACTTCTGAGCTGATTCATGTAACCATCAATAATGATTGCGCCAATGCTCCTTCCTTCTGAACCTGCAACTTCCAAAACCACATGATTTTTTCCATCGGCGTAGCTGTTGGATTTCTTTCGACCGTCACGCTTTTGCTGGCGTTGCTTCTGCTGTTCGCCGAACGCAGGATTCTCAATTACGGTCCCTGCACCCTGGACATCAACGAGGGCAGGAAGACCCTGGTGGTGAACGGCGGTTCGACGTTGCTTTCCAGCCTCGGCGAGAACGAGATCTTCATTCCTTCGGCCTGCGGCGGACGGGGAACCTGCGCCTACTGCAAGGTCAAGGTTCTGGAAGGGGGTGGAGTGATCGGTCCGGTGGAAGAGTCCAATCTTTCATCTGAGGATGCCAAAAAGGGGGTGCGGCTTTCCTGCCAGGTCAAGGTGCGACAGGACATCAAGCTGGTGATCCCGGACGAATTGTTCCTCGCGAAACGTTTCCAGGGCAAACTGATTCGCAAAAGGCTATTGACCTACGACATCGTCGAGCTTCGGATTGCCCTGATTCAGCCGGAAACCATTCAGTTCGCCGCGGGGCAGTACATCCAGTTGGAGTCCCAGGAGTATCTGGGGCGGGATGCGGTGATGCGGGCCTACTCCATTTCCTCGGTCCCCTCGGATGATCGGCATGTGGAGGTGATCATCCGCAGAATGCCCGAGGGCATCTGCACCACCTGGGTTTTCGACCATCTCGAAGAAGGCCGGGAACTCAATCTGAGCGGGCCCTACGGCGACTTCAAGCTCAAGGAAAGCAAGGCGCCTGCGGTTTTCCTGGCCGGGGGCAGCGGAATGGCGCCCATCTGGAGCATCCTCAGGGACATGAAGGAACAAGGAGACGACCGGGAATCCTATTATTTTTTCAGCGGTCGCAACCAGGACGACCTCTTTTTCACCGAGGAACTTTTCGCCCTGGAAAAGGAACTGCCCAACTTCCGCTACATCCCCTGCCTGACCCGGGAAGACAAGGGTTCCAGCTGGCAGGGCGAGCGCGGGCGTGTCCCCTTCATCCTGCCCAAATACATCCCCGATGCGACAAAATTTGAAGCCTACCTCTGCGGGTCATCCAACTTCATCGATTCCTGTGCCGCCGCCCTGAAACAGGCAGGCATCAACGAGAACAGCATTTTCTACGACAAGTTCGAGTAGCCCAGAGCTTCGACGATCCAACCGGTTCACGTTCCGGAAACGCTGATCATGGAAAAGTCGTTTCCGGTCAGGCAGCGTCCGCCGTCGGCCGTGATCTCGAAGGTGTTCTCCACGCCGACCATGCCCAGCCCCGGCAGGCCGATCTTGGGTTCCAGGGCCATGACCATGCCTTCTTCCAGTGGGTCCTCGAATCCTTTGGCCAGTGCCGGCCATTCGTCGATGGCCAGGCCGATGCCGTGCCCCAGGAAACGGACCTTGTTCCCTCCCAGGGCCATGAATCCCTCGGACCAGCCCTCCCGGTCGGCCCACTCCCAGCAGTGCTGAAAGAGTCGGCCGGGGATCGCGCCGGGACGCAGGTTCTCCGCCAGCCAGTTCTGGACGGAAATGCAGAAGTCGTGCGCTTGGCGAGGCTGATGGGGAATGTCCGCGGCGCTGCCCGCCCAGTAGATCTGCGTCTTGTCCGTATGGTAGCCTTCCAGGCCGAAACCCACGTCCAGAACCAGCGGTTCGCCGCTTTTCCACACTTTTCCGGCATAGCCCATATGCGTGACAGCCGGATGCTGCCCGCGCAGCCCTACAGGTCCGTCGAACACGCTGGGATAATTGGCGCTGTCTCCGGCAGAGACATGGCCCAGAAAAATTTCCTCACCTGGGTTTTGCATACGCAACAGGCCATGATGGCCCTGGCTGAAAAAGACGTCCCAGATCTGGACGGAGATTTCGCGTTCGGTCATTCCCGGCGCAATTTGCGCGGGCAGCAGCTCCCGGAGGCAATGGTCGTGCCGGGCGCCGATCAGGCGCATCTTGGCCAGTTCCCAGGGCGTCTTCACGGCTCTGGTCTTGTGGATGATGCTGTCTCCGGCGACCAATTCATGCGCCTTTAGATGCCTGTCCAGTCCCTGACCCAGAGCCCAGGACAGCCCGGTCATTTCCACCGCGGCCACGGCCGATAGCTCGGATCCCGCCTCCTTGATCAGACCGGGCAGTTCACGAAACGAGCGGTAACTGAACACCTGTTCCACGCTTGATTCCAGTCGGACCCGCTCGATGCCTTTCCGGACCAGCAGAACGGGCGGACCTTCCAGAGGCAGCCAGAAAACGCCGTTGGCCCAGGTTCCGGTGAAGTAGTAGATATTCATGCGGGAGAAGACGAGGATTCCGCCCGCGCCAGGCAGGGCAGTCCGCATCAGTCCACGGCATCGTTCCCAGCGCAAGGACAGTTCTTCTTCGGCGATCCGCTCCAACGCTTCAAACGCCATCTTATTCTCCATTATTCCTGCTCGGCCTCAACCAAGGTATAATCCATTTTTCGGCGCATCGGCGTGAATCCGGCTCCCTGCACAATGGCGCGCAGTTCCTCTTCCGGCAGCAGAAAGCGCACGCCGGCGGCGGCGACCACGTTTTCCTCAATCATGGTCGAGCCCATGTCGTCCGCCCCCCAGAGCAGGGCCATCTGGCCGACGGACGGCCCCTGGGTCACCCAGGAGGCCTGGATGTGCGGGATGTTGTCCAGAAAAAGGCGGCTCAGGGCCAGGAACTTGAGATACTCCACGGAGGAAGCCTCGGGGACGTCGATTTTGGTGTTCCGGGGCTGGAAGGTCCAGGGGATGAATGCCGTGAAGCCGCCAGTCGCATCTTGCAGTGCGCGCAGCTTTTCCAGGTGCTCCAACCGGTCTTTAATTGACTCGCCATGACCGAACATCATGGTCGCGGTGGTTTTCAATCCCTGGCCATGGGCGCAGGCCATGACCTCCAGCCAGGCGTCGGCGGAACACTTTTGCGGGGAAATCCTGTCGCGGACATGATCCACCAGAATTTCCGCGCCCCCGCCGGGTATGGAATCCAAGCCCGCTTCGGACAGCCTGGCCACCACATCCGCGATGCTCAACCCGGATGATTCCGCCAGGTAGGCGATTTCCGGCGGGGAAAAACCGTGCACGGCCACCTCTGGAAAATCCCGCTTCAGAAAGCGGAGCATTTCAAGATAATAATCCAACCCCAGTTCCGGATTCATCCCGCCCTGAAGCAGAATTTGCCGTCCGCCCAGCTCCAAGGTTTCCTGGACCTTGATCCCAAGCTCCTCACGACTCAGAACATATCCTTCGGCATGGCCCGGAGGACGATAGAAGGCGCAAAATCGGCATCCGGAAACGCAGATGTTGGTGTAGTTGATGTTCCTGTCCACGATATATGTAACCACCGGCCGGGGATGCAGGGCCATTCTTCGCGCATGGGCCATGGCTCCGAGCTCGATGACGTCCTGTTCGTTCCACAGTTTCAATGCTTCCGTCGTAGTGATTCGCTGCTGCGCCATATTCAACTCCTGACCATGTGGACAATTTTCATCGAGATGATGTGTTTATATGTACGGACCGAGCTTTCGTATCAGATATTCGCCGTGGCGAAAACTCATATGAAATTGCAGATATCGGGCATGTTTACTTGCCAAGAACCGTAGAGTAGAAAAGTCCTTTGTGTCTTTTCAGCCAATACGAGCCGAATCTCTTATTTTACGATTTGCAGGTTCAGGATCGCAATATTGGCTTTAACATGGTGCCGAAAGGCGCGAGGCTTTCAAGGAGACGTGCCCATGCTCCATCTTTCAGAGCTAGCCGCCCGATTGGCTCAGGTCAAGACAATAGCCGTAGTCGGCGCCAAGGACGTTCCTGGACGACCCGTGGATCGTGTCGGCCGCTACCTGATCGGCCGTGGTTTCAAGATTTTTCCGGTCCATCCCGTTAGGCGGGACGTCTGGGGCTTGCCCACCTATGCCCGGCTCATTGATATTCCCGAACCTATCGATCTGGTGGATGTGTTTCGAGCGCCCCAGTTCTGCGCGGAACACGCCCGGGAAGTTCTGGAACTGAATCCTCTGCCGGCGATATTCTGGATGCAGTCCGGCATTTCCAATGCCGAAGCTCGAACTTTGCTGCAAGCAGCCGGGGTTTTCGTGGTTGAAGACCTTTGTCTGATGATTGAACATCAACATCTTTAATCCCCTATGACGAACCAGACATCTTCTGCTTCCTTTTCGACTCCCGAAGCCTTCATCTGTCTGCGCTGCGGCAATTGCTGTCACGGTGAAGGCGGCATCGTGCTCAACGATTCAGATGTGCACCGGCTTTGCAATCACCTGGACCTGGACTTGGCCTCCTTTGCCGCGGTCTATATGGAAAGCGTGAACGGCAAGAATCGATTACGCACCAATGAACAAGGCTGGTGTATCTTTTTCGAACAGGGGTGCGCGGTGCATCCCGCGAAGCCGGCCGTGTGCCAGGCTTGGCCTTTTTTTCGGGGCAACATGGTGGACGCGAACAGCTGGCTGATGGCCCAGGACGCCTGCCCCGGCATCAACAATGAAACCGGTCATCAGGAGTTTGTCGCCCAAGGTAACTCCTATCTTCAGGATCTGGATTTGGAACCGTCCACGGCTACGAGTCCGAATGCCCTGAACAGATCCACGTAAGATGCCCGTTCGATGAGGTGACGGCTGATGGACGAAATCCAGACTGTCCCATGGTCGGCAATTCCGGACAGCAGCCTCTTTGCCCACTGATTTGGCCATGTCTTTGGATCTCAGCTACAAAATTCTTCAGGTCGCTCCAAATGCCGGCCTTGAGGAGGTCAAAAAAGCCTTCCGCAGGTTGGCTTTCGCCTATCATCCTGACCTTCATCCAGACATGCCCGAGGCGTCGCGCCGCTTTCAGGAATTGAACGAGGCCTACATCAAGGTGTCCCGGCATCTGGGAAATCAACCCGAAGCAAGTCGAACGACGCCTCCTCCGCGCCGGGAATCTCCCGGGGCGACTTCAAAAGACCGAACATCCGCCAAGGAAAGCTTCGGCAAAGCCCGGTACGCCGACCGGGAAACAGCCCATTCCAGATATCGCCGACAAGCCGCGTACCAGCGCGAGGATCTGCTCAAGGATCTGCTTAAGGATCCGTTTGCCCGCCAAGTCTACGAGGATATTTACAGCCGTGTCCGGGGAACAGGGCAGGGTAAGCCCGGCGAATCGGCTGAAGAGCATGCCAAAAAGGTGCTTCGCGTGGAATGGGGCACACGCAAGCTGGAACTGGACTTGTCCAAGTCCATCAGAACCCGGCTGCAGGATTGGTTCAGACACCAGCTTGACGACCACCAGACCATCTCGTTTCCCCGCAACCAGCTTCTTCCCGGCAAAACCGTGCGCATCCAAATCCAGCAGGGGTGGCGCGGCCCCGCCGCAACTCTGGAAATCAACCTGCCTCCGGACTTTGCTCCATCCAAACCCATCCGCCTTAAAGGAAAAGGTCGAAAAATCGGCCCGTGGCAAGGTGACTTGTACCTGCGCATCGTGCCACGGGACTCGTAAGTTTTGGGCAGAGACGTGTGAAGTGCTGCTCCCGTTTCCGGATCAATTATATGGCATGCTTGGGCAATTCAGCGTTCAGAAGGTCCTGTCCAGGGCCAGGTGCGAACAGTAGCCGGTAACCGAGGCTAGGTAGAAGGGCACAACCGAGACGAGAGAACGGTCGTAGAAAACCATTGGCAGGATGATGATCGGCAATGGCACCAGAAACATGGCCCACCAGCTGTGGGTCCAGCCGCGGTGGTGGCCGACGGCCGGAAGCAGGGCGCAGAACCCCAGGATCGCGGCCAGCCTGAAGCGGCCCTGGATCATCAGCACCAGGTAGACCGCCAGCAGCGCTCCGTAAAACAGCACACGACCCTTGGAATCCGTGTCCACGTCCGGGAACAGCGCGCTGAGCAGGGCGATCAGGGCCAGAAACATCAGCGTCTGGTGGTCCGGCTGATAGACTCCCAACCAGAGAACCAACGTCAAAACCAATCCAAAAAAAAGCGCACCCCCGAAAAGGTGCGCCTTGAAACCAGGCATGATTTGTCTCCAAATCGGATTATGAGCCGTTCAGCTACAGCTCCTAAAACATGTCCTTTTGATTTTCCTCAATCGTTTTTTCAATGGTCTGCCGCAGTTTTTCGGGCAGCCCCATGATGTCGACGTTCAGGAAGCCGCGGACGATGGTGGACGTGGCTTCGTCCTCGTCCAGGCCGCGAGCCATGAGGTATTCGATCTCTTCCTGGGCGATCTTGCCCACGGCCGCCTCGTGGGACAGCTCCACCCCGGCGATGGTCCCTTCCAATTCCGGAATGGCATGGATGATGCCGTTGCCGAGGATCAGCCCTTTGCATTCCAGATGGCCCTTGGATGGCACATGGCTTCCGATGATGTGTCCCCGAGCGATGATCTTGCCGCCGGTGGTGATGGTTCGGGAGATGATCTCCCCGCGTGTCTCCGGTGCATTCAGAAATATTCGATTGCCGGTGTCCACCAGAGAACCTGTCGGCGCGACAATGATGGAGTTGAACCGGGCCACGGCCCGGGGGCCGTTCAAATGAATGGAAGGATAAGACTGTACGGATTCCACGGGCTTGAGCAGAACGTAGTTGCTCTGGAACTCGCCGTCCTCTTCGACTACGCCCACGGTGCGCGGCCGGACCATGACCTTCTCGCCCCAGTTGTGGATCATGGTGAAGGTCAGCTTGCCGCCCTTTTTGATATAGATTTCGGAGATGCCCAGGTGCAGGGCGGACTGCTGGTTGTGGGCCGTGGCGCATCCGGTGATGACATGCAGTTCGGCGCCTTCCTCCACGACAATGATGTTGTGCACGTTTTGGGCTACGGCCTCGCCCTTGATGAACAAGCAGGACTGGACCGGCTCGGTGATCTTCATTCCCGCTTTGGCCCGGATGAAGTAGCCGCCATGCAATCCTTCCTTGGCGGCCATGCGGGTAAAATCATCCTGCTCCTTTTTCACGGCAGCCCAGAAGTATTCCGGCAAGCCGTCGTACTTCTCCAGAGCTTTGGTGATGTCCAGGATTTCCACGTTGGGATCGCAGGAATCACAGTGCACGTTCTTGTGGTCCACCTGCAGATACGTTCCGCTTCGGCTCGCCTGATCCAAATCAACGCCGGACATCAGCAGACGCTCCTTGTCTTCCGGACTCAAGGAGCGGAAGTCGACCAAGCCGTCGTCCTTTTTTGCGAACGCAAACCTGGAAACATCCATGCCCGCGGGCTTGCCGGCGTTTTTTTGTTCCGGTTTTTCGACTATTTCAGACATCGCACACACTCCTTGTAGCCAAACTTGCCGATATGTTCGAGGATCACCCGTGGACTGGCCTCGCAGCAAAGCACGCCGTCATGCAGCACCTGACCGCGATCCGCGTGGATATAGTCAAGGATGTACCCGGTGTGGGTGATGATCAGGCCGGAAGTGTGGCGCTTGGCCCGCAAATCCTTCAGGCTCAGATCCAGCTTCGGTTCCTGTGAGCCATTGAGCAGTTCGCGCACGGTATTGCCGATCAGAGCCATGTTTTCCAGATCCACTCCGGATTCCGGCTCGTCGAACAGCAGCAACGACGGCTTCTGGGCCATCAGCTGGAGCAGTTCGGAGCGCTTGATCTCTCCCCCGGAAAAACCCGCATTGATGTCCCGCTCCAGGAATTGATCAAAATTGACTTTTCGGGCCAGAGCGTCCACATCGACTTCTCGGTCGCGATGGTGGGCGCACATGGAGATCAGGTGCCGCGTCTTCAGGCCGTGGATGGTCGGGGGGCGCTGGAAAGACATTCCGATCCCCAGACGGGCCCGCTCGTAGATCGGTGCATGGGTGATGTCTTTGCCCTTGAAGGTAATTTTTCCCTTGGTAACGTTGTAATTCGCAAATCCCATCAGCGTCATCAACAGCGAAGTCTTGCCGGAGCCGTTGGGGCCGAACAGAATGAACGTCTCTCCATCCTGTATTTCCAGACTGACGCCCTTAAGTACCTGTCGGTCGTCAATGGAAACATGGAGATCTTCGATCAGCAGCATAATCTTTCCCTCACCTAGTATGTTTGTAAACAGCGAAACATGGTATGCGCTTCCCCATGCCAAGTCCAGTTATATGCATCATATTGCGCTGTTTCATGAATATTTTTCTTGCCAACCTTGGTGCTTTGCAATAAAGAGAAACGTGGGCGGTTAACTCAGTGGTTAGAGTGCCATCTTCACACGGTGGAAGTCCGGGGTTCAAATCCCCGACCGCCCACCACCGGTAAATCAAGGAATCCAGGCCATGCCCGGATTCCTTTTTTTATGCCATGAAGGCGGAGGTTGCGTATTGTATCAACCACCATTTGGCGGCAACAGCATCTCCATCAACCCAATAATTCGT
The window above is part of the Desulfonatronum thiosulfatophilum genome. Proteins encoded here:
- a CDS encoding MiaB/RimO family radical SAM methylthiotransferase, which translates into the protein MQFFLTTFGCKVNQYESQVILERWTGQGHVQVADASQAEVILVHSCAVTGKAVADLRKSVAALHRAAPDAEIVIAGCAAQTFASELTGLGGVSRVVGLKDREQLLRGPLPFPARDSAEDHGSMLAGISRFQRARAQVKVQDGCSHGCTYCIVPLARGAARSREPGAVVEEVGNLLAAGYREVSLIGINLRLYGRGLDERMDFWDLVRTLERTFAPKWAGRARFRLSSLDPAMLGAKAMDVIAGSRMLCPHLHLSLQSASESVLAAMNRGHYRPGPVQEFCRELSAHLGVLALGADLLTGFPGEEDAHFQETLDFCSALPLTYAHVFPFSPRPGTPAAERTDPVPENVRHGRAKVLRGLADQKRRQFWSDLVQREELTMVVEGDDPGQGMCEYYVPCRLESDAPGGAVRELLRVRPLRAGKKALVCLPLRDQDHSG
- a CDS encoding pancreas/duodenum homeobox protein 1 gives rise to the protein MTSQNMQAVFTPEVLEQIFPPERSHDFFEALYGDADDAAFDIQMGFAGANGEKVQFQFLLVQRPGKCLACNLTYGLPAVFSRHPVINIRKIVEEVADTLDLPASRLQWKLGQTEPRSHDLHAIPLTITIQPE
- a CDS encoding electron transport complex protein RnfA, encoding MEEAANLTSLAPVMLIFISAAFTDNILLARFLGMCSVLGVSKKVDTSLGLGAAVIFVTTCTSGLNYLVYKYLLVPLELEYLRLIVFIVVIAAFVQFVEMLVERVSEGLYNALGIFLPLITVNCAILGVSLFMLGTPYNLLQTLAFGAGAGTGWALAIAIIGGIREKINEQALPRGLAGPGITLIIIGIMSLAFIGFSGMIKI
- a CDS encoding NADH:ubiquinone reductase (Na(+)-transporting) subunit F; amino-acid sequence: MIFSIGVAVGFLSTVTLLLALLLLFAERRILNYGPCTLDINEGRKTLVVNGGSTLLSSLGENEIFIPSACGGRGTCAYCKVKVLEGGGVIGPVEESNLSSEDAKKGVRLSCQVKVRQDIKLVIPDELFLAKRFQGKLIRKRLLTYDIVELRIALIQPETIQFAAGQYIQLESQEYLGRDAVMRAYSISSVPSDDRHVEVIIRRMPEGICTTWVFDHLEEGRELNLSGPYGDFKLKESKAPAVFLAGGSGMAPIWSILRDMKEQGDDRESYYFFSGRNQDDLFFTEELFALEKELPNFRYIPCLTREDKGSSWQGERGRVPFILPKYIPDATKFEAYLCGSSNFIDSCAAALKQAGINENSIFYDKFE
- a CDS encoding M24 family metallopeptidase — encoded protein: MAFEALERIAEEELSLRWERCRGLMRTALPGAGGILVFSRMNIYYFTGTWANGVFWLPLEGPPVLLVRKGIERVRLESSVEQVFSYRSFRELPGLIKEAGSELSAVAAVEMTGLSWALGQGLDRHLKAHELVAGDSIIHKTRAVKTPWELAKMRLIGARHDHCLRELLPAQIAPGMTEREISVQIWDVFFSQGHHGLLRMQNPGEEIFLGHVSAGDSANYPSVFDGPVGLRGQHPAVTHMGYAGKVWKSGEPLVLDVGFGLEGYHTDKTQIYWAGSAADIPHQPRQAHDFCISVQNWLAENLRPGAIPGRLFQHCWEWADREGWSEGFMALGGNKVRFLGHGIGLAIDEWPALAKGFEDPLEEGMVMALEPKIGLPGLGMVGVENTFEITADGGRCLTGNDFSMISVSGT
- the mqnC gene encoding cyclic dehypoxanthinyl futalosine synthase — encoded protein: MAQQRITTTEALKLWNEQDVIELGAMAHARRMALHPRPVVTYIVDRNINYTNICVSGCRFCAFYRPPGHAEGYVLSREELGIKVQETLELGGRQILLQGGMNPELGLDYYLEMLRFLKRDFPEVAVHGFSPPEIAYLAESSGLSIADVVARLSEAGLDSIPGGGAEILVDHVRDRISPQKCSADAWLEVMACAHGQGLKTTATMMFGHGESIKDRLEHLEKLRALQDATGGFTAFIPWTFQPRNTKIDVPEASSVEYLKFLALSRLFLDNIPHIQASWVTQGPSVGQMALLWGADDMGSTMIEENVVAAAGVRFLLPEEELRAIVQGAGFTPMRRKMDYTLVEAEQE
- a CDS encoding CoA-binding protein, producing the protein MLHLSELAARLAQVKTIAVVGAKDVPGRPVDRVGRYLIGRGFKIFPVHPVRRDVWGLPTYARLIDIPEPIDLVDVFRAPQFCAEHAREVLELNPLPAIFWMQSGISNAEARTLLQAAGVFVVEDLCLMIEHQHL
- a CDS encoding YkgJ family cysteine cluster protein yields the protein MTNQTSSASFSTPEAFICLRCGNCCHGEGGIVLNDSDVHRLCNHLDLDLASFAAVYMESVNGKNRLRTNEQGWCIFFEQGCAVHPAKPAVCQAWPFFRGNMVDANSWLMAQDACPGINNETGHQEFVAQGNSYLQDLDLEPSTATSPNALNRST
- a CDS encoding J domain-containing protein; its protein translation is MPTDLAMSLDLSYKILQVAPNAGLEEVKKAFRRLAFAYHPDLHPDMPEASRRFQELNEAYIKVSRHLGNQPEASRTTPPPRRESPGATSKDRTSAKESFGKARYADRETAHSRYRRQAAYQREDLLKDLLKDPFARQVYEDIYSRVRGTGQGKPGESAEEHAKKVLRVEWGTRKLELDLSKSIRTRLQDWFRHQLDDHQTISFPRNQLLPGKTVRIQIQQGWRGPAATLEINLPPDFAPSKPIRLKGKGRKIGPWQGDLYLRIVPRDS
- a CDS encoding metal-dependent hydrolase; its protein translation is MPGFKAHLFGGALFFGLVLTLVLWLGVYQPDHQTLMFLALIALLSALFPDVDTDSKGRVLFYGALLAVYLVLMIQGRFRLAAILGFCALLPAVGHHRGWTHSWWAMFLVPLPIIILPMVFYDRSLVSVVPFYLASVTGYCSHLALDRTF
- a CDS encoding SufB/SufD family protein: MDVSRFAFAKKDDGLVDFRSLSPEDKERLLMSGVDLDQASRSGTYLQVDHKNVHCDSCDPNVEILDITKALEKYDGLPEYFWAAVKKEQDDFTRMAAKEGLHGGYFIRAKAGMKITEPVQSCLFIKGEAVAQNVHNIIVVEEGAELHVITGCATAHNQQSALHLGISEIYIKKGGKLTFTMIHNWGEKVMVRPRTVGVVEEDGEFQSNYVLLKPVESVQSYPSIHLNGPRAVARFNSIIVAPTGSLVDTGNRIFLNAPETRGEIISRTITTGGKIIARGHIIGSHVPSKGHLECKGLILGNGIIHAIPELEGTIAGVELSHEAAVGKIAQEEIEYLMARGLDEDEATSTIVRGFLNVDIMGLPEKLRQTIEKTIEENQKDMF
- a CDS encoding ABC transporter ATP-binding protein — its product is MLLIEDLHVSIDDRQVLKGVSLEIQDGETFILFGPNGSGKTSLLMTLMGFANYNVTKGKITFKGKDITHAPIYERARLGIGMSFQRPPTIHGLKTRHLISMCAHHRDREVDVDALARKVNFDQFLERDINAGFSGGEIKRSELLQLMAQKPSLLLFDEPESGVDLENMALIGNTVRELLNGSQEPKLDLSLKDLRAKRHTSGLIITHTGYILDYIHADRGQVLHDGVLCCEASPRVILEHIGKFGYKECVRCLK